The proteins below come from a single Vitis vinifera cultivar Pinot Noir 40024 chromosome 9, ASM3070453v1 genomic window:
- the PLD gene encoding phospholipase D alpha (The RefSeq protein has 3 substitutions and aligns at 99% coverage compared to this genomic sequence), giving the protein MAQILLHGTLHATIFGIDRLHSGGAPKFFRKLVENIEETVGFGKGTSKLYATIDIGRARVGRTRMIENEPSNPRWYESFHIYCAHMAGHIIFTVKDDNPIGATLIGRASVPIQEILGGEEVDKWVEIVNEELKPIHGGSKIHVKLQYFEVTADRSWGRGIRSLKFPGVPFTFFSQRKGCHVSLYQDAHVPDNFVPKIPLADGKYYEPRRCWEDVFDAINNAKHLIYITGWSVYTEITLVRDSRRPKPGGDLTIGELLKKKASEGVRVLMLVWDDRTSVPLLKKDGLMGTHDEETEHYFHDTDVHCVLCPRNPDDGGSIVQDLQISTMFTHHQKIVVVDSEMPSGGSEKRRIVSFVGGIDLCDGRYDTQFHSLFRTLDTAHHDDFHQPNFEGASIQKGGPREPWHDIHSRLEGPIAWDVLFNFEQRWRKQGGKDILLQLRDLDDVIIPPSPVMFPDDQEVWNVQLFRSIDGGAAFGFPETPEEAARAGLVSGKDNIIDRSIQDAYINAIRRAKDFIYIENQYFLGSSFGWAPDEGIKIEDVGALHLIPKELPLKIASKIEAGEKFTVYIVVPMWPEGMPESGSVQAILDWQRRTMEMMYKDIIKALADKGIEDDPRNYLTFFCLGNREVKKSGEYEPSEHPEPDTDYSRAQEARRFMIYVHAKMMIVDDEYIIIGSANINQRSMDGARDSEIAMGGYQPYHLASRQPARGQIHGFRMSLWYEHLGMLDESFLQPESKECIQKVNQIAEKYWDLYASETLEHDLPGHLLRYPIAVSCGGDITELPGAEFFPDTKARVLGTKSEYLPPILTT; this is encoded by the exons AGATTCCGCTTCATGGAACGCTCCACGCTACGATATTTGAGATCGACAGGCTCCACAGCGGAGGCGCTCCCAAATTCTTCCGAAAG CTTGTGGAGAACATTGAGGAGACTGTCGGTTTTGGCAAAGGAACCTCTAAACTCTATGCAACTATTGATATAGGAAGAGCTAGAGTTGGGAGGACTCGGATGATAGAAAATGAACCCTCCAATCCCAGGTGGTATGAATCATTTCACATTTACTGTGCCCATATGGCCGGGCATATTATATTCACTGTAAAAGATGACAATCCCATTGGGGCGACTTTGATTGGAAGAGCATCTGTACCTATTCAGGAGATCTTAGGGGGAGAGGAAGTAGATAAATGGGTAGAAATTGTTAATGAAGAGCTGAAGCCTATACATGGAGGTTCTAAGATCCATGTGAAACTACAATATTTTGAAGTCACTGCAGATCGTAGTTGGGGTCGGGGAATTAGAAGTCTTAAATTTCCTGGGGTTCCATTCACATTCTTTTCACAGAGAAAAGGATGTCACGTCTCTTTGTACCAAGATGCTCATGTTCCAGATAATTTTGTCCCAAAAATACCCCTCGCCGATGGCAAGTACTATGAGCCCCGCAGATGTTGGGAAGATGTCTTTGATGCAATCAATAACGCAAAACACTTGATCTACATTACTGGCTGGTCTGTATACACAGAAATCACCTTGGTGCGGGACTCAAGGAGACCAAAACCAGGAGGAGACTTGACCATTGGTGAGTTGCTTAAGAAGAAGGCAAGTGAAGGTGTTAGGGTTCTAATGCTTGTTTGGGATGATCGAACGTCTGTTCCTTTACTGAAAAAGGATGGCTTGATGGGTACCCATGACGAAGAAACTGAACATTACTTTCACGACACTGATGTACACTGTGTATTGTGCCCCCGCAATCCTGATGATGGTGGAAGTATAGTTCAGGATTTACAAATTTCTACCATGTTCACTCATCACCAGAAGATTGTTGTGGTGGACAGCGAGATGCCCAGTGGAGGATCAGAAAAGAGGAGGATTGTAAGTTTTGTTGGGGGTATCGATCTCTGTGATGGTAGATATGATACCCAATTCCATTCACTTTTCAGGACACTAGACACAGCACACCATGACGATTTCCATCAGCCAAACTTTGAAGGTGCTTCAATCCAAAAAGGTGGACCAAGGGAGCCTTGGCATGATATCCATTCCAGACTTGAAGGACCTATTGCCTGGGATGTCCTCTTTAATTTTGAGCAGAGATGGAGAAAGCAAGGTGGGAAGGATATACTTCTTCAATTGAGAGATCTTGATGATGTTATTATTCCCCCATCTCCTGTTATGTTCCCTGATGACCAGGAGGTATGGAACGTCCAGTTATTCAGATCTATTGATGGTGGGGCTGCCTTTGGCTTCCCTGAGACACCTGAAGAGGCAGCAAGAGCTGGGCTTGTCAGTGGGAAGGACAATATCATTGACCGGAGCATTCAGGATGCTTATATTAATGCTATTCGACGGGCAAAGGATTTCATTTATATTGAAAATCAGTATTTTCTGGGAAGCTCTTTTGGCTGGGCTCCTGATGAGGGCATTAAGATTGAAGACGTTGGTGCTTTGCATCTGATTCCAAAGGAACTCTCACTGAAGATTGCAAGTAAGATTGAGGCAGGGGAGAAGTTCACTGTTTATATTGTAGTTCCAATGTGGCCAGAGGGTATGCCAGAGAGTGGATCAGTCCAGGCAATATTAGATTGGCAGAGGAGGACAATGGAGATGATGTATAAAGATATCATTAAGGCTCTTGCTGATAAGGGTATTGAGGATGACCCTAgaaattatttaacatttttctgCCTTGGAAATCGGGAGGTCAAGAAGAGTGGAGAATATGAACCTTCAGAGCATCCTGAGCCTGATACAGACTACAGTAGAGCCCAGGAGGCCCGACGTTTCATGATTTATGTTCATGCCAAGATGATGATTG TTGATGACGAATACATCATAATCGGATCCGCCAACATCAACCAGAGATCCATGGATGGTGCCAGAGACTCCGAGATAGCCATGGGAGGATACCAACCATATCACTTGGCAAGCAGGCAGCCAGCACGAGGTCAGATCCATGGTTTCCGAATGTCATTGTGGTACGAGCACCTTGGCATGCTCGATGAGTCCTTCCTCCAGCCAGAAAGCAAGGAGTGCATCCAAAAGGTGAACCAGATCGCTGAAAAATACTGGGATCTGTACGCAAGCGAGACACTTGAGCATGACCTCCCTGGTCATCTCCTCCGCTACCCTATAGCGGTCTCCTGTGGGGGAGACATAACAGAGCTTCCAGGAGCTGAGTTTTTCCCCGACACCAAGGCCCGCGTTCTTGGCACCAAGTCCGAATATTTGCCTCCAATCCTCACAACTTAG
- the LOC100261053 gene encoding uncharacterized protein LOC100261053: MSSILCSQGVVLATAMAVSGILFLAFSRQKSLPSPEFSGNPNSQAPKQILRSCLTNDEKKRERKKKRVQFAENVKEPSGNGKEFRQEQRKKFSRVQRPCRNEIPQIQKVPENQAALYNGILRDRVHRMACSY, translated from the exons ATGTCTTCTATTCTCTGCTCACAGGGGGTGGTCTTAGCAACGGCCATGGCAGTTTCTGGCATACTCTTTCTCGCTTTTTCCAGGCAAAAGAGTTTACCGTCTCCAGAATTTTCCGGGAATCCAAATTCCCAGGCCCCCAAGCAAATTCTACGCTCATGCCTAACCAACG atgaaaagaaaagggagagaaagaaaaagagagttcAATTTGCAGAGAATGTGAAGGAGCCAAGTGGGAATGGCAAGGAATTCAGGCAAGAGCAGAGGAAAAAGTTTTCCAGAGTTCAAAGACCATGCAGAAATGAAATTCCCCAAATTCAAAAAGTGCCGGAAAATCAGGCCGCCTTGTACAATGGAATTCTCCGGGATCGCGTTCACCGGATGGCCTGCTCCTACTGA